Proteins encoded within one genomic window of Deltaproteobacteria bacterium:
- a CDS encoding triose-phosphate isomerase, whose product MAARKPIVFGNWKLHHTIAEALALVTELKNQLAVVRDVEVGVAPVFTSIPAVAKRLEGTSIRIAAQDCFWEDRGPWTGEVSAPLLRDAGCHYAIVGHSERRQHFGDTDVGVGRKAAAALAGGLNVILCVGETEAQRDAGQTFDRVQAQLEAGLAGIAADQMARVVVAYEPVWAIGTGRTATPEEAQEVHAHIRSAVERRYGADVARGLRIQYGGSVKPENAADLIRQPDIDGALVGGASLTAEPFVAIVKAAAAAAR is encoded by the coding sequence ATGGCCGCCCGCAAGCCCATCGTTTTCGGAAACTGGAAACTCCACCACACGATCGCCGAGGCACTCGCGCTCGTCACCGAACTCAAGAACCAGCTCGCCGTCGTGCGCGACGTCGAGGTCGGCGTCGCCCCGGTGTTCACCTCGATCCCCGCGGTCGCCAAGCGGCTCGAAGGCACGTCGATCCGCATCGCCGCGCAAGATTGTTTCTGGGAAGACCGAGGCCCGTGGACTGGCGAGGTGTCGGCGCCGCTGCTGCGCGATGCCGGCTGTCACTACGCGATCGTGGGCCACAGCGAGCGGCGACAGCACTTCGGCGACACCGACGTGGGCGTCGGCCGCAAGGCGGCCGCCGCGCTCGCCGGCGGGTTGAACGTCATCCTGTGCGTCGGCGAAACCGAGGCGCAGCGCGACGCGGGCCAGACGTTCGACCGCGTCCAGGCCCAGCTCGAGGCGGGACTCGCCGGCATCGCAGCCGACCAGATGGCGCGTGTCGTCGTCGCATACGAGCCGGTGTGGGCCATCGGCACCGGGCGGACCGCCACCCCCGAGGAGGCGCAGGAAGTCCACGCTCACATTCGGAGCGCGGTCGAACGTCGGTATGGCGCCGATGTCGCCCGGGGCCTCCGCATCCAGTACGGCGGCTCCGTAAAGCCCGAAAATGCCGCGGATCTCATTCGCCAACCGGACATCGACGGGGCGCTGGTCGGCGGCGCCTCCCTCACCGCCGAGCCGTTCGTCGCCATCGTGAAGGCGGCAGCGGCGGCGGCCCGTTGA